The Pseudanabaena sp. ABRG5-3 genome includes the window GCTGGGCAAGTTTAAAAGATAAGTCTGGAGCCTTTAGCCCAGCATCTCCATCAATCCAAACTAATATTGCCGAAGCGCATCAATGGTTGCTGCTCGAGCAACCAGAGTGGGTATGGCAAGCCCTCAAATGGGCTTGGCAAAATCAAGCATCCTCTGGTCTATATACTTGGTCAGGCGATCGTAGTGAGCTAAGTGATAACGCATTACCCAAGAGCTTTTCTCAATGGCAACGGATGCGAGGACGAGTTAGTGCCACCCAACTCACCCCCCATTATTGGACATCTGCCGAGATGCTTCTCCTGCAACTCGATATGTTGACTTATATCAGTCGTTCCACAAATCCACCAACTTTAGTTATTGGTTTAGGCATTCCTAAAACTTGGCTGAATAAACCAATTAGCGTTAAAGGTCAATTAATTGAGGGAAATCTTGTTGATTGGGCTTGGGATGGCAAGCAAATAAACCTCCAAGTTAAGGGAGAAACACTATCGTTCAAACTAGGCTCAGTATTCCCAAATGGGACCCAGATAAAAGTGGAAACTCCATCTGCGGAACCTTTATCTAAAGAAGAAATTTCCTCATTAAATTCAAAGGCAGAATAGACAATAATCAGTGATGTCTATTCCACCTTTGAAAACAATATTTTTAATAAGGTAATTCAATGACAAATACTAATCCTCGTGTAGCTTTTTTTATTGGTTCCTTTGGTGGTGGTGGAATTGAGCGCATTACTGCCCGTCTTGCCCATAGCTTTGTAAAAGTGGGTGTAGATATTGACTTAATCTTGAATCGTGATGACAGCACACACCTATGGAGAATGCCTTCGGAAACTCGAATTATTAATCTTAATACTCCCAACTTATACCTAAGTTTACCAGGGTTAGTGCGCTATCTTAAACAAGAATGTCCTAATGCTTTATTGTCATCTGATCATTACCTTAACGAAATTGCATTATTATCTAAACGAATCTCAGGTGTAAAACTGCAATTAGTAGTTGCTGAGCATAATCAATTGTCGAAAACAGCTCGAAACGCTACCAAACTTAAGGGGAAATTGGCTCCCTTATTCACACGAATCTTGTATCCTTGGGCTGATGGTATTGTAGCTGTTTCTGAAGGAGTTGCTAAAGATCTTGCTCGTACCGCTTCTCTCCCATTAGAAAGGATTCAGACAATCTATAATCCCGTCATTAACAATGAGATGTTAGCAAGTGCTAAAGAACCTTTAGATCATCCTTGGTTTAAATCATCAGATATACCAGTTATTTTGGGAGTAGGTAAACTAGAAGCACAAAAAGATTTTCCTAACCTAATTAGGGCGTTTGCCAATGTACGCAAAGTTAGACCTGCACGCCTTGTAATTCTCGGTTGGGGACCCGATCGACCTAAACTAGAAGCGTTGATCCAAGAATTGGATTTGCAAAAGGATGTGGATCTACCAGGATACACACAAAACCCATACGC containing:
- a CDS encoding glycosyltransferase, whose amino-acid sequence is MTNTNPRVAFFIGSFGGGGIERITARLAHSFVKVGVDIDLILNRDDSTHLWRMPSETRIINLNTPNLYLSLPGLVRYLKQECPNALLSSDHYLNEIALLSKRISGVKLQLVVAEHNQLSKTARNATKLKGKLAPLFTRILYPWADGIVAVSEGVAKDLARTASLPLERIQTIYNPVINNEMLASAKEPLDHPWFKSSDIPVILGVGKLEAQKDFPNLIRAFANVRKVRPARLVILGWGPDRPKLEALIQELDLQKDVDLPGYTQNPYAYMARSSVFTLSSAWEGLPTVLIEAMALGIPVVSTNCESGPSEILAEGKYGYLTPVGDSKALAESILQVLASNHKQVDAEWLDQFGLETATSRYLNILGINKNHSVTNS